Proteins from a single region of Bradyrhizobium diazoefficiens:
- a CDS encoding VOC family protein: protein MLNPYLFYQDTCEAAFNHYAKVLGGKIDAMIRASEAPADMPSAPGREKTIMHARMSLPDGSVLMASDAPSEHAQKPQGFSISLTIADPEEGERKFNALADGGAVTMPFSKTFWAKGFGMCVDKFGIPWMVNCPAEGM, encoded by the coding sequence ATGCTCAATCCCTATCTGTTCTATCAGGACACTTGCGAAGCGGCATTCAACCATTACGCCAAGGTGCTCGGCGGCAAGATCGACGCCATGATACGCGCTTCGGAGGCGCCGGCGGATATGCCGAGTGCGCCCGGTCGCGAGAAGACGATCATGCATGCGCGGATGTCGCTGCCCGACGGTAGCGTGTTGATGGCATCCGACGCGCCGTCCGAGCATGCTCAAAAGCCCCAGGGCTTTTCGATCTCGCTTACTATCGCGGACCCCGAGGAGGGCGAGCGCAAGTTCAATGCGCTCGCCGACGGCGGAGCCGTCACCATGCCCTTCAGCAAGACGTTCTGGGCCAAGGGCTTTGGCATGTGCGTCGACAAGTTCGGCATTCCCTGGATGGTGAACTGTCCGGCCGAAGGCATGTGA